Proteins from a single region of Amycolatopsis sp. CA-230715:
- a CDS encoding general stress protein: MTTAFTGAAFAGGQGTPRVPTLPSGWPIGSYDSYEEAQRAVDHLAGNDFPVTDVTIVGVEPMLVERVSAKLSWGKVLGGAAMSGAWFGLFVGLLLSMFTPGAGLLPIVMGLGAGIVFSLVFAAIGYGATKGRRSFVSTSQLVAKRYDVLTQPRNAEQGREILARFSMRAHALG; this comes from the coding sequence ATGACCACAGCATTCACAGGTGCCGCCTTCGCGGGCGGACAGGGGACCCCGCGCGTGCCGACCCTCCCGAGCGGATGGCCGATCGGGTCGTACGACTCCTACGAGGAGGCGCAGCGCGCGGTCGATCACTTGGCTGGCAACGACTTCCCGGTCACCGACGTGACGATCGTCGGCGTCGAGCCGATGCTCGTGGAGCGGGTCTCGGCGAAGCTGTCGTGGGGCAAGGTGCTCGGCGGCGCGGCCATGTCCGGTGCCTGGTTCGGGTTGTTCGTGGGCCTGCTGCTGAGCATGTTCACCCCCGGTGCCGGGTTGCTGCCCATCGTGATGGGCCTCGGCGCGGGCATCGTGTTCAGCCTCGTCTTCGCCGCGATCGGCTACGGCGCCACGAAAGGCCGCCGCAGCTTCGTCTCGACGAGCCAGCTGGTCGCGAAGCGCTACGACGTGCTGACGCAGCCCCGCAACGCCGAACAGGGCCGCGAGATACTGGCCAGGTTCTCCATGCGGGCGCACGCGCTCGGGTAA
- the asnB gene encoding asparagine synthase (glutamine-hydrolyzing), whose amino-acid sequence MCGITGWVSYDSDLTQRQDTIDAMTGTMACRGPDDSGTWVRPHAALGHRRLAIIDLPGGKQPMSVPTPNGAVSMVYSGEAYNFSELRHELAGKGHKFETDSDTEVVLHGYLEWGESVADHLNGMYAFAIWDERDEKLVMIRDRMGIKPFYYYPTRDGVLFGSEPKAILANPLARKIVDADGFRELIGFTKTPGWSLWKDMYEVGPGTIAVVERGGIRTRTYWQLDARQHTDDQETTVGRVRELMTDIVRRQLVADVPRCVLLSGGLDSSAVTGLAAAALAEQGERVRTFSVDFFGQEENFKPDEVRDTPDSPFVRDVAGLVGSAHQDVMLNPGDLTDPAVRRAVITARDIPAGMGDMDTSLYLLFKAIRRESTVALSGESADEVFGGYRWFHDEAAVNAETFPWLAFQNAITTDRHAMLEPGLRKVLDVPGYVADQYQTAVDAVDQLDGASPLEQRMRTICNLHLTRFVRTLLDRKDRASMAVGLEVRVPFCDHRLVEYVYNTPWSLKTFDGREKSLLRHATKHVLPDSVRDRVKSPYPSTQDPGYAAALQQQAKEVLAEQDNPVFALIDRAWLTDAVEVDAATMPGTTRNGIDRALDLYHWIDLYSPELQLD is encoded by the coding sequence ATGTGCGGCATCACCGGCTGGGTCTCCTACGACTCGGACCTGACGCAGCGCCAGGACACCATCGACGCGATGACCGGCACCATGGCGTGCCGCGGCCCCGACGACTCGGGCACCTGGGTGCGCCCGCACGCCGCACTGGGCCACCGCAGGCTCGCCATCATCGACCTCCCCGGCGGCAAGCAGCCGATGTCCGTGCCGACACCGAACGGCGCCGTTTCGATGGTCTACAGCGGTGAGGCCTACAACTTCTCCGAACTGCGCCACGAACTGGCGGGCAAGGGCCACAAGTTCGAGACCGACAGCGACACCGAGGTCGTGCTGCACGGCTACCTCGAATGGGGCGAGTCCGTCGCCGATCACCTCAACGGCATGTACGCCTTCGCGATCTGGGACGAGCGCGACGAGAAGCTCGTGATGATCCGCGACCGGATGGGCATCAAGCCGTTCTACTACTACCCGACCCGCGACGGCGTGCTGTTCGGCTCCGAGCCGAAGGCGATCCTGGCGAACCCTCTCGCGCGCAAGATCGTCGACGCCGACGGGTTCCGCGAGCTGATCGGCTTCACCAAGACGCCGGGCTGGTCGCTGTGGAAGGACATGTACGAGGTCGGCCCCGGCACCATCGCGGTGGTCGAACGCGGCGGCATCCGCACCCGCACCTACTGGCAGCTCGACGCCAGGCAGCACACCGACGACCAGGAGACCACGGTCGGGCGCGTGCGCGAGCTGATGACCGACATCGTCCGCCGCCAGCTCGTCGCCGACGTGCCGCGTTGCGTGCTGCTCTCCGGCGGCCTGGATTCGAGCGCGGTCACCGGGCTCGCCGCGGCCGCGCTGGCCGAACAGGGCGAGCGGGTCCGCACCTTCTCCGTCGACTTCTTCGGGCAGGAGGAGAACTTCAAGCCCGACGAGGTGCGCGACACCCCGGACTCACCGTTCGTCCGCGACGTCGCCGGGCTCGTCGGCTCCGCGCACCAGGACGTCATGCTCAACCCCGGTGACCTCACCGATCCCGCGGTCCGCCGCGCGGTGATCACCGCCCGCGACATCCCGGCGGGCATGGGCGACATGGACACCTCGCTGTACCTGCTGTTCAAGGCGATCCGCCGCGAGTCGACCGTGGCGCTGTCCGGCGAATCGGCCGACGAGGTGTTCGGCGGGTACCGCTGGTTCCACGACGAGGCGGCGGTCAACGCGGAGACCTTCCCGTGGCTGGCCTTCCAGAACGCGATCACCACCGACCGGCACGCCATGCTCGAACCGGGACTGCGGAAGGTGCTCGACGTCCCCGGGTACGTCGCCGACCAGTACCAGACCGCGGTGGACGCGGTGGACCAGCTCGACGGCGCGAGCCCGCTCGAACAGCGCATGCGGACCATCTGCAACCTGCACCTGACCCGGTTCGTGCGGACCCTGCTCGACCGCAAGGACCGCGCGTCGATGGCCGTCGGCCTCGAGGTCCGCGTCCCGTTCTGCGACCACCGGCTCGTCGAGTACGTCTACAACACGCCGTGGTCGCTGAAAACCTTCGACGGCAGGGAAAAAAGCCTGCTCCGGCACGCCACCAAGCACGTGCTGCCGGACTCGGTGCGCGACCGCGTGAAGAGCCCGTATCCGTCCACACAGGACCCCGGCTACGCGGCCGCGCTGCAACAGCAGGCGAAGGAGGTGCTCGCCGAGCAGGACAACCCGGTCTTCGCGCTGATCGACCGCGCGTGGCTGACCGACGCGGTCGAGGTGGACGCCGCCACCATGCCCGGCACCACGAGGAACGGCATCGACCGCGCACTGGACCTGTACCACTGGATCGACCTGTACTCCCCCGAGCTCCAACTCGACTGA
- the kdpF gene encoding K(+)-transporting ATPase subunit F has protein sequence MTGVGTVANIVGGVLALGLIVYLFIALIRPEKF, from the coding sequence GTGACCGGCGTCGGCACCGTCGCGAACATCGTCGGCGGTGTGCTCGCGCTCGGCCTGATCGTCTACCTGTTCATCGCCTTGATCCGCCCGGAGAAGTTTTGA
- the kdpA gene encoding potassium-transporting ATPase subunit KdpA, with protein MSDTTAGLLQVGLLLVALGVAYKPLGDYMARVFSSEKHWKVERGLYKLFRVDPNSEQRWTTYAAGVLGFSLVSIVLLYLLQRLQSLLPLDLGRGAVAPGIAFNTAVSFVTNTNWQSYTPETTLGHFAQMAGLTVQNFLSAAVGLAVAIALVRGFVRSKTDRLGNFWVDLTRGTIRVLLPIAFVFAIVLISLGVVQSLKAGVAVTNPDGSGSTIALAPAASQEVIKELGTNGGGIFNANSAHPFENPNAWTNLIEIFLILVIPISLTRTFGKLVGNRKQGYVLLAVMGALQVATMAITWLSEAHAGGPAALAAGGNFEGKEQRFGISLSSIFANITTGTSTGAVNSWHDSFSGLGGGMPLLNMLFGEVTPGGVGTGLYGILVMAIIAMFLAGLMVGRTPEYLGKKLGKREVTCAAIAMLAMPTVVLLGTGAALMMPDTAAAMTNSGPHGLSEVLYAYASTGNNNGSAFGGLTVTNDWFESTLGVAMLLGRYVPILAVLCLAGSLASQRKVPQTAGTLPTTGPLFGSMLTGTVVLVAALTFIPALALGPIAEALA; from the coding sequence ATGAGTGACACCACGGCCGGCCTCTTGCAGGTCGGCCTTCTTCTCGTAGCGCTCGGGGTGGCTTACAAGCCGCTGGGCGACTACATGGCGCGGGTCTTCTCCAGTGAAAAGCACTGGAAGGTCGAACGCGGCCTGTACAAGCTCTTCCGCGTCGACCCGAACTCCGAGCAGCGGTGGACCACCTACGCCGCCGGCGTGCTCGGCTTCTCGCTCGTGTCGATCGTGCTGCTGTACCTGTTGCAGCGCCTGCAATCCCTGCTGCCGCTCGATCTCGGCCGCGGCGCGGTGGCGCCCGGTATCGCGTTCAACACCGCCGTCAGCTTCGTGACCAACACGAACTGGCAGTCCTACACCCCGGAGACGACGCTCGGTCACTTCGCCCAGATGGCCGGGCTGACGGTGCAGAACTTCCTGTCCGCCGCCGTCGGGCTCGCGGTCGCCATCGCGCTGGTGCGCGGGTTCGTCCGCTCGAAGACCGACCGGCTCGGCAACTTCTGGGTCGACCTGACCAGGGGCACGATCCGCGTGCTGCTGCCGATCGCGTTCGTGTTCGCGATCGTGCTGATCTCGCTCGGCGTCGTGCAGAGCCTCAAGGCCGGTGTCGCGGTGACCAACCCCGACGGCAGCGGCAGCACGATCGCGCTGGCGCCCGCCGCGAGCCAGGAGGTCATCAAGGAACTCGGCACCAACGGCGGCGGCATCTTCAACGCGAACTCGGCGCACCCGTTCGAAAACCCGAACGCGTGGACGAACCTGATCGAGATCTTCCTGATCCTGGTCATCCCGATTTCGCTCACGCGCACGTTCGGCAAGCTCGTTGGCAACCGCAAGCAGGGTTACGTGCTGCTCGCCGTGATGGGTGCGCTGCAGGTCGCCACGATGGCGATCACCTGGCTGTCCGAGGCGCACGCCGGTGGCCCCGCCGCGCTCGCCGCGGGCGGCAACTTCGAGGGCAAGGAACAGCGCTTCGGCATCAGCCTGTCGTCGATCTTCGCGAACATCACCACCGGCACGTCCACCGGCGCGGTCAACTCGTGGCACGACAGCTTCAGCGGGCTCGGCGGCGGAATGCCGTTGCTGAACATGCTCTTCGGCGAGGTCACCCCTGGCGGGGTCGGCACCGGGCTCTACGGGATCCTCGTGATGGCGATCATCGCGATGTTCCTCGCCGGGCTGATGGTCGGGCGCACCCCGGAGTACCTCGGCAAGAAGCTCGGCAAGCGCGAGGTCACCTGCGCCGCGATCGCGATGCTCGCGATGCCGACGGTGGTGCTGCTCGGTACCGGCGCCGCGCTGATGATGCCGGACACCGCGGCCGCGATGACCAACAGCGGCCCGCACGGCCTGTCCGAGGTCCTCTACGCCTACGCGTCCACCGGTAACAACAACGGCAGCGCGTTCGGCGGGCTGACCGTGACCAACGACTGGTTCGAGTCGACGCTCGGCGTGGCGATGCTGCTCGGCCGGTACGTGCCGATCCTCGCCGTGCTGTGCCTCGCGGGCTCGCTCGCGTCGCAGCGCAAGGTGCCGCAGACCGCGGGCACGCTGCCCACCACGGGCCCGCTCTTCGGCTCGATGCTCACCGGCACCGTCGTACTCGTCGCCGCCCTCACCTTCATCCCCGCGCTCGCGCTGGGACCCATCGCGGAGGCACTCGCATGA